The Oceaniferula marina genomic sequence TCCTCATGTGGAGATCAACAAGGAAAACGATTATATGTTGGGGCACTGGGTTTTTGCGCTAGGGCATTCAGGAGGTTTTGATCAGGACCGGGGGCCGGTGCTGAGACTGGGGAGAATTGTTCAGGTGAAAGAGTCCACCTTGCAGAGTGATTGTAAGGTGATTGGCGGTGATTCAGGTGGTCCTTTGTTTGATATGGCGGGCCGACTGATTGGTATTCACAGTCGGGTTGGTCGGGAAACTGTGGTTGAAAACATGCATGTGCCGATGCGTGAGTATCTCAAACACTGGGACGCAATGGAGAAAAATGAATTTCTTGGTGACGGTCCCTTTGCCCAGCGCCCGGTCAAGGGATCTGGTTTTCTAGGTATGGGAACCAAAGATAGTGACGATGGCCTGATGGTTAGTAAGGTGGGTAAGGGAATGGCTGCGGAAAAAGCCGGAGTCAAAGTGGGCGATATTATTTTGGAAATGGACGGGGAAGTCATTGAGAACAAGACGTCATTGAAGACCTTTCTTGCTGAGAAAGCCGCTGGGGATTCGATTCAGATCAAGCTGTCTCGTGGTGGAGAGGAGCAGCTTATTAAAGTGAAGCTTGAAAAGAGATAAGGAATTTTGCGTGAGCGGTGCTCAATGAAGCGCTTGATGTCGTGTTGAATATCAGAGGAAAAATACAGGAAATGAAAACAAGGGAGAGATATCGCAATGGATCGGGTCGCTGTCGACTGGCGGTTGCCGTCTTACTGCTGATGGGGTCGTTCTGGCTACATGCCCAGAATGTGCTTCCAGCGGATATCAGGATTAATGGCAAGGTGATGTGGGAGGCTTTTGAGTCCCAGCGACAGGTTTTGCAGCAGAGCAGTGCTGTGGTTTATACGGATGGAAAATCCCATGTGAAATCGGTTTACGGTGTGGTTGTCAGCGCTGATGGTTACGTGCTGACCAAGGCGAGCGAGATTGAAGGTAAAAAGAGTATTTCAATGCGCATTGGTCGTGACCTTTACACGAATGTTGAAGTGGTCAACGTGGATCCCAGGTGGGATGTGGCGATGTTGAAAGTGGCTGCAGACCATCCTTTGGTTCCCGTGGACTTAAGTGAAGATGATGATGTGGTGCAGGGGCACTGGGTGGTATCCAATGGATCGGCCTCGCGAAGCACACGCCGGGTGCGAGTCGGGGTGGTGAGTGCCATGACTCGTGAGATTAAGAGTTCGGCGAGTGATGTGATTCTCGGGGTTATGCTGAGTGCTGATGATGCGCTTAAGGTGGAGAAAGTGACGCCAAAGTCAGGAGCCGAAAAGGCCGGCCTCAAACCGGGGGACGTGCTTAAACGATCGGGGGATGTGGAATTGAAGGAGCGAGCCGATTTGCTGAAGTCGATGAAAGGAAAAAAGCCGGGTGATACGCTTGAAATCGAATTGTTACGGGAGAAAAAAACGATGCTTTTGGAAGTGGAGTTGATGGCTCGTCCGGGGAAGCAAATGATGTCGCGGAATGACCAGATGAGTGGTGGCGAGGATTCCCTGTCAAAGCGGAGGGATGGGTTTCCCCGGGTGATTCACCATGATACACCTCTGATTAAATCTTCAGTCGGGGGGCCATTGCTGGATCTCAACGGCCTCTGTATTGGTATGAATATCGCCCGGGCCAGCCGGGTGGCCACCTTTGCGATTCCGGCACGTGAACTTCGTGGCATCATTGAGAACATGATCCCCTGATTTTGGGGAACCGTTTTGGCGAACCGTTTTGGGGAATCGTTTTGGTTTTTATCAATGTCCGCGGATTTGAGAATCCACGGCATACCCTTCATATCGGCTTGAAATTTTCAGGATGCGTGTGCATGAGCTTTGGCCGCCATGGATAAAGCGATACTGATTGCCGCCTTGTTGCTGGCCGTGATAGCGGCTGTGCAGGGGGCGAACTGCGTTCACCGCGGGGTTCGTTCCCGCTGGACAGTGGTGTGGCTTTTATTGTCCTTTGTGGCCCAATTGGCGGTGTTGTCCATGCGCAGCCAGTTACGAGGTGCCTGTCCACTGGGTGATACCGGTGAGGTTTTGTTGTTTTCTGCATGGTCTTTGACGATGTGTTACCTCTTGGTGGGCTCGGTGTATCGTTTGTCATTACTCGGGGTGTTCACGGCTCCCTTGGTGAGTTTTTTGCTTGGGGTGGCACTTGTTCCGGGGATGATGGAACCCAATCCAGAGCATGCAGTCAGTTCGGATGTATGGAGGGGCTTACACGCGGCTTTTTCTGTCCTGGCCTACGGGGCCTTGGGTTTGTCTGCTGTGGCGGCGATGATGTTTCTGGTGTTGAACCAGCAACTCAAGGATGCGCATTTGACCACTGGTTTGTTTCAGAAGCTGCCGCCGGCCCGGGAGTTGATCTTTGTGGTTCGACGTCTGCTGATTCTAGGTTTTGCGGTATTAACCATGGGGGTGGGTTGTGGGGTTCTGATGAAAACGAGTTCAGAGGTCGTGAACAAGCATTTACTCGTCGCCTTCGGCGTGTGGGGCTGTTACGGATTGTTGTTACTTGTGACTTGGTTGCGGGGCGTGCCTCCCAAAACGTTGGCGATTTCGGTGATGGTTTTGTTTGCGCTCTCACTGATGGTTTTTGTTTTGCTGTAAATGGAGTTGATTTGCATAGGGTTGAATCATGAAACCGCACCCGTTGAGGTGAGGGAACATTTTGCCGTGCCTGCGGAGAGCCAGGGCGAGCGTGCCCGGCAGCTGATTGAATTGGATTCCATTGGTGAAAGCGTGGTCTTATCCACCTGCAACCGTATGGAGGTGTATGTGGTGGTTGAGGATGGCCGGCAAGGTGCTGAGTCACTGAAACATCATTTGGCTTGCGGTCGGGAGGAAGAAGCCCGGCAGCATTTGTATCTGAAAGAAGGTGATGATGCCCGGAGGCATTTGTTCCGCTTGGTTTGCGGCTTGGATTCCATGGTGCTTGGTGAGACGGAGATTTTTGGCCAAGTCAAACAGGCATACAAGCAGTCTCACGAGGCGGGCGCAACCAAAGGAACGCTCAACAAGCTGTTTCAAAAATCCTTTGCCGTAGGAAAAAAAGTCCGAACCCATACCCGGATTCAGGTTGGACCGACGTCGGTGGGCAGTGTGGCCGTGGATCTCGCTGAAAAAATCTTCGGGGCTCTGAAGGGCTGTCATGTGATGATTATTGGTGCGGGGGAGACCAGCCGGAAAGTGGCGATGAGTATGCTGTCCCGAGGGGCGAAGGATCTCACGGTGACCAACCGTTCCGAGCAACGGGCGATCGATCTGGCCGCCGAGTTGAATGGGAAATCGGTTCCTTTTACCGATTGGGAAAACACCCTGATCGATGCCGATGTCGTGGTTTCATCCACGGGTGCCACCGAACCTGTATTGCGTGCTTCCCAGATTGAAGCGGTAAGGAAGAAGCGGAAATACAAGCCCCTGTTTTTGATTGATATTGCTGTGCCTCGAGACATTGAGTCCGCGGCGGGAGAAATAGAAGAGGTATACCTTTACGATATGGATATGTTGCAAAAATTGGCTGGAGATGCCAGAGCGTCCCGTCAGCAGCAGGTTCAGGTATGTGAGCAAATGATTGAGCAGGAAATGCAATAAGATGATGAAACCATTGGTGATAGGAACTCGGGGTAGTGCGCTGGCGTTGGTTCAGGCGGAAATGACAGAGGCTGTATTGGCTCAGGTCTTCCCTGACCGCGAGGTGATCCGCAAGGTGATTCAAACAACCGGGGATCGGCGGACGGATGTTCCTTTATCCGAAGTTGCGAAGGTGGAGGGGGTTTTGGATAAAGGCGTGTTTACCAAGGAGTTGGAGGTGGCGCTTGAGGCTGGAGAGATTGATCTAGCCGTGCACAGCATGAAGGATGTGCCGACGGTGCTGGCGGATTGCTTTGAGATTGCCGGTGTGTTGGAGCGGGCACCGGTGCGGGATGTGTTGATTTCCTGTCATGATGGAGGTTTGCAAGGTCTGCCAGAAGGCGCGACCGTCGCAACAAGTAGTGTGCGTCGTCAGCGTCAGTTACTGTTTTTACGTCCCGATTTGAAGCTGGTGGATATCCGTGGCAATGTTCCTACTCGATTGCGTAAATTGGCAGAGCAGGATGAGCTCGATGCCATCATGTTGGCGGAGGCTGGTTTGATTCGTTTGAATTATGATTTGTCGCAACCACTGGATGGTGGGCTGTGGGCGACGCCGCTTGATGCCGGGCAATGTCTGCCGGCAGCGAGTCAGGGGATTGTCGGCTTTGAAATACGAAAATCCGACGTTGAGGTCCGGGAGGTTGTCGAGAGCATTACCCATGCCTCATCCATGGTTCAGTGTCGGGCGGAGAGGGAGTTTTTACGCCTCTTGGATGCCGGCTGTCACACTCCGGTGGGCGTGCGCTCATGGATCGTGGACGGGACGTTGCATATGGACGGGCGTGTGTTTTATGAGGAGGAAAAGGCTGACCTGCCGCCGCGCGAGGCGCAGGCTCAAGGGGATGCCGGGGCTCCGGAACAAGTGGCCTCCCAACTGTATGCTTCGTTGACATGAGTGGTATCTGTTATCTCGCTGGAGCCGGCCCGGGAGACCCAGGCTTGGTTACCCTGAAAACGCGCCAATGCATTGAGCAAGCGGATGTGTTGGTATATGATGCTTTGAGCAGTGCCGAACTCTTGAATTGGGCCTCACCCGACTGTGAAAAAATTGATGTCGGTAAAAGGGCCGCCAATCACAAGCTTCCGCAGGAGGAAATCAATGCCCTGTTGGTAGAGAAAGTCAGCCAGGGCAAGGTCGTTGTCCGACTGAAGGGCGGAGATCCGATGATTTTTGGTCGGGGTGGGGAAGAGGCGGCGGTGCTGGCTGATGCTGGTTTGCGTTTTGAAATTGTGCCCGGTATTTCGTCGGCTTTTGCCGGGCCTGTGTATGCCGGTATTCCTCTGACCCATCGTGAATACGGGCCCCAGCTGACCTTGTTTTCCGGTCATGAGTCGAGTAGTAAAACCGAAACTGAGCTCGATTATGCACAGCTGGCCAAGGCCCCGGGGACGAAAATTTTTCTGATGGGGGTGTCCCGGTTGCGTTCGATTACGGAGCGCCTGATCGAACACGGCGCTGCCCCTGACACGCCGATGGCGCTGACCCGCTGGGCGACCACCGGACGACAGAAAACAATCACTGGCACGATTGCCACCATGGCTGACATTGCCGAAGCTGAACAATTCAAAGCCCCAGCTGTGGGCGTTATAGGAGATATTATCAAAGAAATGGACAAGATTAACTGGTATGAAGATCGCCCGCTGAAGGGGAAACGTATTGTGGTGACCCGGAGCCGAGCCCAAGCGAGTGGATTGGTGCGGGAGCTGAGTGCCCTCGGCGCCGATGTGCTCGAGCTTCCCGTGTTGCGGATCGCTGATCCGGAAGACAAAGCCGCTTTTGCCGAGAGTGTGGCCAATGCCCATACCTATGATTGGTTGGTATTCAGTAGCACCAATGGGGTGCGGCGCTTTTTTGACGCCTTTTATGCCATTTACGATGATGCCCGTAGTCTGGGGGGCGTTCGGATTGCCGCAGTAGGTCCGGGCACCGAAAAGGAGATCAAGCAGTACCGTTTTTCGGTTGATCTTGTCCCGGACAATCACATTGCCGAAGGTATGCTTGAGGCATTCAAGCAGGATCATTGCATTGACAGTCAGACGATGCTCTGGATACGGCCGGAAAATGCCCGTCCTGTGCTTGCTGACGGGCTGAGTGCCATGCAGGCGATCGTCGATGAGTGCGTTGCTTATCGGATCGAAGCGGAAACCGAAGACCCCACGGGGGCTGCCGCTCGATTTGCCGAGGGCGGGGCGGATATGGTTACCTTTACCTCCTCGTCCACCGCCAAGTATTTCCATGAACTTGGCTTGCCGTGGCCCGAGGGGTGCAAGGCTGCGAGTATCGGACCGATTACCTCAGCCAAACTCCATGATCTCCATTGCGGACCTGTCGTGGAAGCAGAGGATCACAACCTCGAAGGGCTCGTGAAAGCGATAGTCTCGGAGTTGGCTTGAGGTCATAGAAATCGTGCATTGATCAGCGCCCTTTCCGATGGGGAGGGCGGTGAACTTGGTTACAGTGCTGGATTTTGATTATGGGATTGCACCTGTAAAATTCAGGTGAATAGTGTGGTCTTGTTCCCTTTTCAGCCTGGGCTTTGCCGTCCACCTGGAAATGTCACAAATGCAGATGAATTTAGCTTGCAAGTTTTGCACGGTTGGGCAAAGTTGCCGCGCGAAAAGAAGTAACTTTATCAACAAAGTAAGGATTAAAGAGAATGATTGAATTTCCGATACATGCGCCACTGGATGAGGTGCAGAAGCAGCAGTTGGGAGTGGCGTTAGCGACCTTGTCTCCCGAACAGGTGGCCTGGGTCAGTGGATACATGGCAGGTTTGCAGGCTTCGCCACAAGCAGCGACGGCACTGACGGCTCCTGTTGCTCCGGCAGCGGACAGGTTGTTGACCGTGCTTTATGGGACGGAGTCCGGCAATTCCGAAGAGTTGGCTGAGCAGTTGTTGAAAGCGGCGAAGCAAAAAGGCTTCAAGGCGAAGGTCACGAATATGGCCGATGCTTCGCCATCGGATCTGGAAGGGTTGGAGAACCTGCTGGTTGTGGTCAGCACCTGGGGTGATGGTGAACCTCCTGAGGCTGCTGAGGAGTTCTACAATGACCTAATGAACGGAAGTGTCGATCTTTCCGGCGTCAAATTCTCGGTGTGTGCCCTTGGAGACACCAGCTATGATCAATTTTGTCAGACCGGCAAGGAGGTAGATGCGCGGCTCGAAAAGTTGGGAGCTTCCCGACTGCTTGATCGTGTGGATTGTGATGTGGACTTTGAGGATCGCTTTGCATCCTGGGCCACAGAGGTATGGTCAACCTTGGGAGATGCAGTAAGTGCCCCGGCATCCGTTGGAGCCCCGGCGATTGCTGTAGCGGCGCCAGTGTATGATAAAAAGAACCCATTCCCTTCTGAGATTTTGGAGAACCAATTGCTCAGTGGTGATCGATCCCTCAAAGAGACGATTCATGTGGAACTCTCGCTTGAGGGCTCCGGTCTTTCATATCAGCCGGGAGATGTTTTGGCAGTCTTGCCCCGCAATGCTGACGATGTTGTTTCCGGTGTGCTCCGGGCCTCAGGCTTGAACCCTGACGCCAAAGTGGTAGTTAAGGACATCGGAGAGAAGTCGCTCGAACATGCACTGACGGTGGATTATGACATCACCGGACTGTCCCGTAAAATCGCCGCATCCTGGCAGGAGCTGGTGAAGCATGAGGAACTAGGCGCGTTGTTGGCTGAAGATGCCAAAGAGAACTTTAAAACCTGGGTGGACGGCCGTCAGATTGTGGATTTGCTTGAAGCTTATCCGGCAAATGATCTGGATCCACAGGCATTTGTTGATTTGCTGAGAAAGTTGCCGCCACGCTTGTATTCGATTGCTTCCAGCCCGAAAGCCCATCCTGGCGAGGTTCATTTGACGGTCGCCGCGGTGCGCTATGAGAGCTATGACAAGGAGCGTAAAGGGGTGGCATCAACGTTTCTTGCCGATGATGCACCCGTGGGAACGAAGGTGTCGGTTTATATGCACCACAATAAGAACTTTCGCTTGCCTGAGAATGGAGACACTCCGATCATCATGGTTGGCCCCGGCACGGGTGTCGCACCTTTCCGTGCCTTTGTTGAAGAGCGTTCGGAGGACGGCTCCAAGGGCGATTCCTGGCTGTTTTTCGGTGACCAGTGTTACAACGAGGATTTCCTCTATCAGCTTGAGTGGCAGGACCATCTGAAACAAGGTTCGTTGACCCGTTTGGATGTGGCGTTCTCCCGTGACCAGCCCGAGAAGGTGTATGTGCAGCATAAGATGCTGGAACGTGCTGCTGAACTATGGCTGTGGCTCGAGCGTGGTGCCCATTTCTACGTCTGTGGTGATGCTTCCCGCATGGCCAAAGATGTGCACGCTGCCTTGTTGCAGATTGTGCAAGAGGAAGGTGGAAAGTCCGAAGCTGAAGCCGAGGCCTATCTGGCAGCATTGAAAAAAGACAAACGTTACCAGCGCGACGTGTATTAAGCCAAGCGTATAGTGTATGGCGAATGGAGAATAAGGAGAAGGGCGACCTTCGTTTGGAGGTCGCAGCGTGGAGAGAAAAAATAAAATCATTGAGTTAGGAATCAAGAACGATGAGCGAAGAACAAAAACTTTCGGCCAATGAGCCGTTGAAACTGAACAGTAACTTTTTGCGGGGGACCTTGGCCGAGGATTTTGCCGATGTGAGTACCGGCAATATTTCTGCAGATAACCAGCAGCTGAGTAAGTTTCATGGAATGTACGTCCAGGACGATCGTGACGTGCGTGCAGGGCGACGTAAGAAAAAGTTGGAAAAAGCCTACAGCTTTTTGATCCGGGTGCGGATGCCCGGTGGAGTGGTCACGCCCGGGCAGTGGTTGAAAATGGACTGGCTGGCTGATGAATACGCCAACGGAACCTTGAAACTCACAACCCGGCAGGCGTTTCAGCTGCACGGCGTGATCAAGCGTAATCTGGTGCAGACAATTCGGGAAATGGATAGTGTGGTGCTCGATACGATTGCCGCATGTGGAGACGTGAACCGGAATGTCATGTGCAATCCGAATCCGCACCAGAGTGAAGCCCATGCGGAAGCTCTGAAGCTGGCCACGGAGATCAGCGAACATTTGCTTCCTCGAACCGGTGCCTATCGTGAGATTTTTCTCGATGGAGATAAGGTTGCCAGTAATGAAGAGGAAGAAGAACCGATTTACGGGAAAACCTACTTGCCTCGCAAATTTAAGATCACGGTGGCTGTTCCACCATCCAACGATGTGGATATTTACGCCCACTGCCTGTCGTTTATTGCGATTCTCGAAGGAGGCAAGGTGGTGGGATACAACGTATCCGTCGGTGGGGGGATGGGGATGACCCATGGTCAGGAAGACACGTTCCCACGGACAGCGGATGTCATTGGATTCTGCACCCCTGAGCAGGCGGTGGATGTCGCAGAGAAGGTGGTTCTGGTTCAACGTGATTTTGGTGACCGCTGCAACCGCAAGCATGCACGCTTAAAGTACACGGTCGAACGGATGGGTGCCGACGGGTTCAAGGACAAGCTTGAGGAATACCTTGGCTATGCTTTGCAAGAGACACGGCCTTTTGAATTTACGAGCAACGGAGATCGTTATGGTTGGACTGAGGATGCCAACGGCAACAGTCACCTGAATCTCTTCATTCCCGGTGGCCGGGTCGTGGACACTCCGGCATTTCCTACCAAGACTGGCTTGCGTGAGATTGCCAAAATCCACGACGGCGACTTCCGCTTGTCGGCAAACCAGAACCTGGTGATCGCCAATATTTCACCTGAAAAACGAGAGCAGATCGAAGCCTTGCTGGAGCAATACAAACTGAGCGATACGCATGTGAAGAGTGCCTTGCGCTTGAACTCCATCGCGTGCGTTGCTCTGCCTACCTGCGGACTTGCTTTAGCAGAGTCCGAGCGCTATCTGCCGGATTTGATCACAGAGCTAGAGGAAACCATTGAGTCGGCTGGGTTACGCCACGATGCCATCACGATCCGGATGACGGGTTGTCCGAACGGTTGTGGTCGCCCATTTCTTGGTGAGATTGCTTTTGTCGGTCGGGCCCCTGGAAAATACAACGTTTATCTCGGAGGTGGGTTCCACGGTGAGCGCTTGAATAAGCTCTATCGGGAATCGGTTCCCGGGGGTGAAATCAAGGCCTTGCTTTCTCCTCTTATCGAGGATTATGCAAAGCAGCGTCAGGATGGCGAACACTTCGGGGATTTTGTTGTACGTGCCGGCTATGTCGCGGAAACGACAGCAGGTAATAATTTTCACCTCAACGTAGCGCAGTAAACGACGATCATCTACCGGCTGTTCGTGGCGGTTCATGTCAATGAGCCTCCCCGATGCCGGGGTATTCACTATGAACTCTATCGCAAACGCAATGACTCCCCAATCTGATGTCGACTTGGTCAATGAGGCGTTTCCTTCCATGAAGGCAGCGGAACGCGTCGCATGGCTTCACGAAACCTTCGGCTCCCGTCTGGTGCTTAGCAGCAGCTTTGGTCTGCAGGCTGCGATCATGCTTCACCTGATCAGTAAACACGCACCACAAATCCCCGTTGTTTGGCTGGATACCGGATACCTGTTTCCCGAGACCTATCGCTATGCCGAGAAATTGATCGAATCGCTCGGCTTGGATGTGCACGTCTATCAGCCGAAGTTGTCAGCAGCTCGCCAAGAGGCACTCTATGGTAAACTCTGGGAAAAGGGTGAAGAAGGAAATACCAAGTATGGATTGATCAATAAAGTGGAACCGATGAACCGGGCCTTACTCGATTTGGGTGCCGATATATGGATCAGTGGTTTACGCCGGTCTCATTCCAGCACGCGTGCAGATCGTACCTTTGGTGAACAACAGAAAAAAACACTGAAGGTGTATCCTATTCTGGACTGGGCGGATGCGCAGGTTTCGGCCTACTTTTATGAGAATGCGATCCCCCCACACCCGCTGGAATCCCAGGGATACCAGACGATGGGTGACTGGCATTCGACGAGCCCTGTTGAAGAGGGAGGTACGGCCGAATCTTCACGCTTCGGTGGTGAAAAATACGAGTGTGGATTGCATTTGGATTCCGGCGCTGCCGATTTCCAGATTTAATCTGTAGCCAGCTTTGCCTGTTCCGGGTTGCGGAAGGAATGGAAAAAATAAACATTTAGTTAGATATGTTGGAGCCTCCGACACAGCCATCATTGCTGCTTCTTGGGCATGGGTCCTCGAAGCACCCCGAATCGTCTCAATCCGTCCGAATGCATGCGGACTTGCTTAGAGAACGAGGGAACTTTCAATCTGTCGATGTCGCTTTTCTGAAGGAAGAACCCCGTCTCGAAAATGTTGCAGCCCAACTGACATGTTTGCCGGATGAGGAAGTGGGAAACCTGACCATTGTTCCGGACTTTCTCGCCGAGGGGTATTTTACCTTGCAGGTCATTCCCAGCATGTTGCGAATGGATACCTTGCCTGATTCCGTTCGGTATATTTCCCCGGTCGGGACTCACGCCATGATGCAGGATTTGATCTATCAAGCCGCCAAAGACGTTTTGGGGGATTGGTGCGAAAGGGATGTTACTTTGTTATTGGTAGGGCACGGGTCCACCAAAAACCCACGCTCGAAGGAGACTCTGATGCAACACATTGAGGGGCTGAAAACATCCAGTGCCTACGGTCAGATTTGCGATCTATGGTTGGAGGAATCTCCGTTTGTCAACGAGTGGCGGGATGTGGCAAATCACGACAAGGTTTTGGTGGTTCCATTTTTGTTGAATGATGGCCAACACGGAGGATGGGATATCCCTGAAATGTTGGGCCTGCCGGAAGGTGATCCAGTGCATGGCCATACGCATGAGTTAGGTGGACGTCATGTCCGTGTGGCTCCCGCGCTCGGGACGAGCCATCGTTTTGCCGACGTGATTGAGGAAGTGGCTTTGCTTGACCGTGCACTTCGGTCTTGATCGATGGCTGGGACACCAGGAGCTGGGGAAAAAGACAAAAATGCCGGCACTTCGATCGTTACGCGATTCATTTTTTCGGACCTCAATATGGAGCAAACGAGGACTTCCCAGTCCTCGTCTTCCTGTCGGGCACCATGCTTGGTTTCTCTCTCTGTGAAGCTCAGGGTATGATGGGGCAGCCCCGACTGGATCATCTGCAGAGAATCTACCGTCACCACATCAGGTCCAAGAGACGCATCCGGTTTGAAACCTTCCGACTTTCACCAAAGAATCTTTCGAAAATAATCCTTTTTTCTCTCTGCTTGCTTGCTAGATTGGCTTCGTGTCAGGAGCACAAGCCAGCACATCCAATCAAAGCACAGCCCCAAGCCATGAGGCATCGGGTGAATCCTGTATTGCCGTAGCACAAATGGCTCAACGGCTTCCAGCGCAGGATTCTCACAGATCAGGCTTTTGTTTGTTGCGATCATTGTCAGTCATCTTTTTTGTGTTTATCCCGCTTGTCTTATTCTTCCAAAAATCTACGGATGCCGGAGCTATCTACAACTACGCTACCCCTGAAAAATCAGCCCCAGGAGAACAGATGACTTCGTTTCTCTGGTATCAAATCCATGCCTATGATGACCTGATTAGCCGACCGCTCAGGCTCTCATCAAAGCTGCACACTACCACTACGATGATGCGACCTGAAGCAGCATCGGGTATGGGTTCAAGTCGCCACCAACCCTTTACCTGCATAGCATTGATCGGCCTTACTGCATGTATCACCCGCACTAAAAATAGTGCTTCTATGCCTACGCATGAAGCTAAGAACCGATTCAACCAACGTGCAGCATTAGCAAACAAATACACCTGTCATTTTCACCCGCGAGAATCATTATCTCAAGCCATCAATACACCTCAAGCTACCTTTACGTCTGATTATGTAATAAACTATTACGGTTACAGATATCTGGATCCAGTGACAGGGGGATGGCTGAGTAGGGATCCGATTGAGGAAGAAGGAGGAATGAATCTTTATGGATTTGTTTATAATGAGCCTGTTGAATGGCTTGATATTCTTGGTGGGAAGCCACGCAAGGGAGGAGGCGGTGGAGTGAAGGGTAAAGGTTGGGGGAGAAACGGTAATGGTAAGAATTTACGCTATCCAGATCCCCAGCCTCGACGTAAAAGAGGTCGACAGTTGCAAAAAAGGCTGGATGAGATTGCAAAAGGGATTGAAACAGGAAAAGGTGCAGCTATTGCTGAATTTGTCGGAGAAATTTTAGAGCAGGCTGCTACCTCGGGTTC encodes the following:
- a CDS encoding NADPH-dependent assimilatory sulfite reductase hemoprotein subunit, with translation MSEEQKLSANEPLKLNSNFLRGTLAEDFADVSTGNISADNQQLSKFHGMYVQDDRDVRAGRRKKKLEKAYSFLIRVRMPGGVVTPGQWLKMDWLADEYANGTLKLTTRQAFQLHGVIKRNLVQTIREMDSVVLDTIAACGDVNRNVMCNPNPHQSEAHAEALKLATEISEHLLPRTGAYREIFLDGDKVASNEEEEEPIYGKTYLPRKFKITVAVPPSNDVDIYAHCLSFIAILEGGKVVGYNVSVGGGMGMTHGQEDTFPRTADVIGFCTPEQAVDVAEKVVLVQRDFGDRCNRKHARLKYTVERMGADGFKDKLEEYLGYALQETRPFEFTSNGDRYGWTEDANGNSHLNLFIPGGRVVDTPAFPTKTGLREIAKIHDGDFRLSANQNLVIANISPEKREQIEALLEQYKLSDTHVKSALRLNSIACVALPTCGLALAESERYLPDLITELEETIESAGLRHDAITIRMTGCPNGCGRPFLGEIAFVGRAPGKYNVYLGGGFHGERLNKLYRESVPGGEIKALLSPLIEDYAKQRQDGEHFGDFVVRAGYVAETTAGNNFHLNVAQ
- a CDS encoding phosphoadenylyl-sulfate reductase; the protein is MNSIANAMTPQSDVDLVNEAFPSMKAAERVAWLHETFGSRLVLSSSFGLQAAIMLHLISKHAPQIPVVWLDTGYLFPETYRYAEKLIESLGLDVHVYQPKLSAARQEALYGKLWEKGEEGNTKYGLINKVEPMNRALLDLGADIWISGLRRSHSSTRADRTFGEQQKKTLKVYPILDWADAQVSAYFYENAIPPHPLESQGYQTMGDWHSTSPVEEGGTAESSRFGGEKYECGLHLDSGAADFQI
- a CDS encoding CbiX/SirB N-terminal domain-containing protein, translating into MLEPPTQPSLLLLGHGSSKHPESSQSVRMHADLLRERGNFQSVDVAFLKEEPRLENVAAQLTCLPDEEVGNLTIVPDFLAEGYFTLQVIPSMLRMDTLPDSVRYISPVGTHAMMQDLIYQAAKDVLGDWCERDVTLLLVGHGSTKNPRSKETLMQHIEGLKTSSAYGQICDLWLEESPFVNEWRDVANHDKVLVVPFLLNDGQHGGWDIPEMLGLPEGDPVHGHTHELGGRHVRVAPALGTSHRFADVIEEVALLDRALRS
- a CDS encoding RHS repeat-associated core domain-containing protein, with amino-acid sequence MSGAQASTSNQSTAPSHEASGESCIAVAQMAQRLPAQDSHRSGFCLLRSLSVIFFVFIPLVLFFQKSTDAGAIYNYATPEKSAPGEQMTSFLWYQIHAYDDLISRPLRLSSKLHTTTTMMRPEAASGMGSSRHQPFTCIALIGLTACITRTKNSASMPTHEAKNRFNQRAALANKYTCHFHPRESLSQAINTPQATFTSDYVINYYGYRYLDPVTGGWLSRDPIEEEGGMNLYGFVYNEPVEWLDILGGKPRKGGGGGVKGKGWGRNGNGKNLRYPDPQPRRKRGRQLQKRLDEIAKGIETGKGAAIAEFVGEILEQAATSGSRSYGLAKALGEAECEVKYIKAVNAGKQSRVCRACCVAGVWEYANPHTDSYYVKGAVALILNTSCKKHQEYLMQTGSTWGDHLDQSKQLHDYYYEY